The Elusimicrobiota bacterium genome segment CGCCTGGAGCAGCTGGGGGAAAGGCGGGGTAAATCCAACGATCCGTTCATTCTTCAAATCAAAATAGAGGCTATGGACCACCCAGGGGTGGCGCGCCGTGGCCCGGCTGAGCAGCTTGTCTCCTTCTTTATCGGACGTAAACGGTTCGATAAAAAAAACGTCGAAGAGAAGCGCCTTGGGCGGGGCTTTAGCCAGGGTTTCAATCAAGCGGGCGTGAATCCGGCGCGGCCAGGGCCATTGATGCAGGTCTTTCAGCGAGGCATCGTCGATCGCGATGATGGCGACATCCGGATGCGGGGTCCGGCAGCGGCGCAGTTGAAAACGGATATCCTGAGTGGCCCACTCCGCCCGCTGCACACGGCGCGCCAGAAAATAGTCCAATCGCCGCAGCGGCGAAGACGCGCTAGTGTCCAGATCTATAGAGGGATTATTAAAGTAAGCGCCGCGGCGCTGCTCCAGAAACGCACAGAGGGCGGCAATGGCCAGGGTGAGGATTAGGCTGATCCAGCTATTTTTCCGCATTCAAACGAAGAAGATGCGGTATTAACCGCGATTTTTCAAGGGATTCCTGTGTGCCGGCTTTGAGCGATTTCAGCGTCACTTGGCCCTGCCGGAGCTCGTCTTCGCCCAGGATCAAACAGTGCGTGGAGCCGATGCGGTCGGCGAGCGTCAGCTGAGCGCCCAGTTTCTTATCGAAAAATCCCCCCTCGACAAGGACCTGTCGCTGGGACAGCTCCGGAGAAAGGCGCAACTCCTGCAGGAGACGATAGGCTTCCAGCGCCGAGGAGTCGCCCAGCGCCGCGACGAAGATTTTGACGGGAGCCTGGGAAACCGGAAGACTCTGTTTCGTCTGCGTAGCCCGGATCGCTTCAATCGCGCGCTCCACTCCCATCGCAAACCCCAGCGCCGGGACATCCGGACCGCCCAGATCTTTGACCAATCGGTCGTAGCGGCCGCCCGCGGCCAGCGCATCCTGCGCGCCGAGAAGCGTGGTCGTGACTTCGAACACCGTCCGCGTGTAGTAATCCAGTCCCCGCACCAGGCGCGGCACTACCTCGAAGGGGACGCGGGTTTGCCGGGCCAGTTCTTGGACTTTTTCAAAATGCGCGCGGCAGTCGGCGCACCAGAACGTGTCAATCGTCGGGACCTCCGCCAGCGCCGGCCCGTCAATCTTACAGTCGAGAACCCGCAGCGGGTTTCGCTCCAGGCGGTGTTGGCAGTCTTCACAGAGGGTCGCGCGCCGGCCCTGGAGAAAAGCTATGAGCGCTTTCAGGTACGGCGGCCGGCAGCCGGCGCAGCCCAGGCTGTTGATTTTCAACCGCAGCTCCGAAAGGTCGAACCGCTGAAAAAGGGTGTGGACCAGAAGCAAAAGTTCGGCATCCGCGGCCGGCCCCGCATGGCCAAAGGTCTCCGCCCCGATCTGCCAGAACTCGCGGTAACGTCCGGCCTGCGGCCGTTCGGCCCGGAACATCGGCCCGATATAAAACAGCTTGCAGAATGGACTCGACTGAGATAAATGATGTTCGATAAACGCGCGGACAACACCGGCGGTGCCTTCGGGCCGGAGCGCCAGTTTTCGCCCGCCGCGGTCTTCGAAAACGTACATCTCTTTCTGGACCACATCGGTGGTGTCGCCGAGGGAGCGCTGAAAGAGTTCGACGGATTCAAAGGTGGGCGTGCGGATCTCGGAGTAGCCGAAGCGCTCGAACAACTGCAGGGCCGCTGATTCCAGCGTTTGGAACATCGCCGCATCAACCGGAAGGATATCTTTGGTGCCGCGGACCGCCTGGTAGTGGACCATGAGCAGGATTATATGAAACAAAATGACGATGACGGCCTCTATCTCCTGAAGCGCAATCCGCTCTTCGGGCCGCTGCATGAGGACGTCCTGTCGGAGCTGGTAGGGTCCCTCAAAAAGTTAAGCCTGGCCAAAGGCGCCGTTCTCTTCCGGGAAGGCGATCCCGGCAGCAGTCTCTACCTCATCAAAAACGGGCGCGTCCGGATCAGTTCGCTCGATGCCCAGAACAAAGAGCAGACCGTCGCCTATGTCGGCTGGGGCGATGCCGTCGGAGAACTGGCGCTTCTCACGGGCGAGCCCCATGCGTTCAGTGTCACCTGTGACACCTCCTGCGAATTCCTGACGCTGACGAAGTCCGATTTCGACCGCATCCTTGAGAAATTTCCGCTCGTGGGCATTCAGTTGTCGCGCGCGCTCTCCAAACGGCTGGCGGTTTCATTTCATCCCAAGAAAGACAAACCCAAAACACCCAGACTCTTCGCCCTGGTCCCGGCGCTCCCCCATGAAGCGCAGGTAA includes the following:
- the hisS gene encoding histidine--tRNA ligase — translated: MQRPEERIALQEIEAVIVILFHIILLMVHYQAVRGTKDILPVDAAMFQTLESAALQLFERFGYSEIRTPTFESVELFQRSLGDTTDVVQKEMYVFEDRGGRKLALRPEGTAGVVRAFIEHHLSQSSPFCKLFYIGPMFRAERPQAGRYREFWQIGAETFGHAGPAADAELLLLVHTLFQRFDLSELRLKINSLGCAGCRPPYLKALIAFLQGRRATLCEDCQHRLERNPLRVLDCKIDGPALAEVPTIDTFWCADCRAHFEKVQELARQTRVPFEVVPRLVRGLDYYTRTVFEVTTTLLGAQDALAAGGRYDRLVKDLGGPDVPALGFAMGVERAIEAIRATQTKQSLPVSQAPVKIFVAALGDSSALEAYRLLQELRLSPELSQRQVLVEGGFFDKKLGAQLTLADRIGSTHCLILGEDELRQGQVTLKSLKAGTQESLEKSRLIPHLLRLNAEK